The following proteins are encoded in a genomic region of Mycolicibacterium rutilum:
- the asnB gene encoding asparagine synthase (glutamine-hydrolyzing) encodes MCGLLALLRDPSATGGPELIDAVSGASHLMRHRGPDEPGTWSDDRLVLGFNRLSIIDIAHSHQPLRWGPPEAPDRYVLVFNGEIYNYLELREQLRAECGATFATDGDGEAILAAYHHWGTDALARLRGMFAFALWDTVEGELFCARDPFGIKPLYLATGPGGTAVGSEKKCLLDMAGALDLDLGIDERAVQHYTVLQYVPEPETLQRGIRRLESGSYARIRPGAAPEVTRYFTPRFSPVPFVAGREQERYDEITAVLEDSVAKHMRADVTVGAFLSGGIDSTAIAALAMRHNPRLITFTTGFEREGFSEVDVAVASAEAIGARHVTKVVGQEEFVAALPEIVWYLDEPVADPALVPLFFIAREARKHVKVVLSGEGADELFGGYTIYREPLSLKPFEYLPRPLRRSLGKASRPLPEGMRGKSLLHRGSLTLEERYYGNARSFSDAQLRAVLPGFREEWTHTDVTAPVYEASKGWDPVARMQHIDLFTWLRGDILVKADKMTMANSLELRVPFLDPEVFAVASRLPYDQKITRATTKFALRRALEPIVPAHVLNRPKLGFPVPIRHWLRAGELLDWAHSMVGSSQAGHLIDLAAVRTMLDEHRDGAADHSRRLWTVLIFMLWHAIFVEHSITPQISEPTYPVQL; translated from the coding sequence GTGTGCGGACTGCTGGCCTTGTTGCGTGACCCTTCCGCGACCGGCGGACCCGAGCTGATCGACGCGGTGTCCGGCGCGTCGCACCTGATGCGTCACCGCGGCCCCGACGAGCCCGGAACCTGGTCGGACGACCGGCTCGTGCTGGGCTTCAACCGGCTGTCGATCATCGACATCGCACACAGTCACCAACCGTTGCGCTGGGGGCCGCCCGAGGCGCCGGACCGCTACGTGCTGGTGTTCAACGGCGAGATCTATAACTACCTCGAACTTCGTGAGCAGCTGCGCGCCGAGTGCGGCGCGACGTTCGCCACCGACGGTGACGGCGAGGCGATCCTGGCGGCCTACCACCACTGGGGCACCGACGCGCTGGCGCGGCTGCGCGGCATGTTCGCGTTCGCGCTGTGGGACACCGTGGAGGGCGAACTGTTCTGCGCCCGCGATCCGTTCGGCATCAAACCGCTGTACCTGGCGACCGGGCCCGGTGGCACCGCGGTCGGCAGCGAGAAGAAGTGCCTGCTCGACATGGCCGGCGCGCTGGACCTGGACCTGGGCATCGACGAGCGCGCCGTGCAGCACTACACGGTGCTGCAGTACGTCCCCGAACCCGAGACGCTGCAGCGCGGCATCCGCCGACTGGAGTCCGGCAGCTACGCGCGGATCCGGCCGGGTGCGGCCCCGGAAGTCACGCGCTACTTCACCCCGCGGTTCTCCCCCGTGCCGTTCGTCGCCGGCCGGGAACAGGAGCGCTACGACGAGATCACCGCGGTGCTCGAGGACTCGGTCGCCAAGCACATGCGCGCCGACGTCACTGTCGGCGCCTTCCTGTCCGGCGGGATCGATTCGACGGCGATCGCGGCGCTGGCGATGCGGCACAACCCGCGGCTGATCACGTTCACCACGGGGTTCGAGCGTGAGGGCTTCTCGGAGGTCGACGTGGCCGTCGCGTCGGCCGAGGCGATCGGCGCCCGGCACGTCACCAAGGTCGTCGGCCAGGAGGAGTTCGTCGCCGCGCTGCCCGAAATCGTCTGGTATCTCGACGAACCCGTCGCCGACCCGGCGCTGGTGCCGCTGTTCTTCATCGCGCGTGAGGCGCGCAAGCACGTGAAGGTGGTGCTGTCCGGCGAGGGCGCCGACGAACTGTTCGGCGGCTACACGATCTACCGGGAACCGTTGTCGCTCAAGCCTTTCGAGTATCTGCCACGGCCGCTGCGCCGATCGCTGGGCAAGGCGTCGCGGCCGCTGCCCGAGGGGATGCGCGGTAAGAGCCTGCTGCACCGCGGGTCGCTCACGCTCGAGGAGCGCTACTACGGCAACGCGCGCAGCTTCTCCGACGCGCAGCTGCGCGCGGTGCTGCCGGGCTTCCGCGAGGAGTGGACGCACACCGACGTCACCGCACCGGTGTACGAGGCGTCGAAGGGCTGGGACCCGGTGGCCCGCATGCAGCACATCGACCTGTTCACCTGGCTGCGCGGCGACATCCTGGTCAAAGCCGACAAGATGACGATGGCGAACTCGCTCGAGCTGCGGGTCCCGTTCCTGGACCCCGAGGTCTTCGCGGTGGCGTCGCGGCTGCCCTACGACCAGAAGATCACCAGGGCGACAACGAAATTCGCCTTGCGGCGGGCGCTGGAGCCGATCGTGCCCGCGCACGTGCTGAACCGGCCCAAGCTCGGCTTCCCGGTGCCGATCCGGCACTGGCTGCGGGCGGGTGAGCTGCTCGACTGGGCGCACTCGATGGTCGGGTCGTCACAGGCGGGTCACCTGATCGACCTCGCCGCGGTGCGCACCATGCTCGACGAACACCGCGACGGCGCCGCCGACCACAGCCGTCGACTGTGGACGGTGCTGATCTTCATGCTGTGGCACGCGATCTTCGTCGAGCACAGCATCACACCGCAGATCAGCGAGCCGACCTACCCCGTGCAGCTGTAA